The proteins below are encoded in one region of Peribacillus muralis:
- a CDS encoding GNAT family N-acetyltransferase: MKKEFPVIETKRLILREATKADAGDMYEYLSDVDVVKPMGLEPCQAVNEVYDEIEWYQSIYKGGRGIRWLITLKDNGKAIGTCGFLNMAQKHFRAEVGYELSQAHWGKGFAGEALEAVVMYGYQHFRLERVEALIEPANIPSQKLVEKQGFKREGLLRHYEYTCGKFDDLLMYSLLKNDLDIHSGP; the protein is encoded by the coding sequence GTGAAAAAAGAATTTCCGGTTATTGAGACAAAAAGACTGATTTTACGTGAGGCAACAAAGGCCGACGCTGGTGATATGTATGAATATCTATCTGATGTCGACGTTGTAAAGCCTATGGGCTTGGAGCCTTGCCAAGCAGTTAATGAAGTGTATGATGAAATCGAATGGTATCAGTCCATTTACAAAGGGGGTAGAGGAATTAGATGGCTCATTACATTGAAGGATAACGGGAAGGCAATCGGAACCTGTGGTTTTTTGAATATGGCCCAAAAACATTTCCGAGCAGAAGTTGGCTATGAATTAAGTCAAGCTCATTGGGGGAAAGGGTTTGCAGGAGAAGCCTTGGAAGCCGTCGTCATGTATGGATATCAACACTTTCGATTGGAGAGGGTCGAGGCTTTGATTGAACCGGCCAATATTCCTTCACAAAAACTGGTGGAAAAACAAGGTTTCAAAAGAGAGGGCTTGCTAAGGCATTATGAATATACATGTGGGAAATTCGATGATTTGTTGATGTACTCCCTCTTAAAAAATGATTTGGATATCCACTCCGGCCCTTGA
- a CDS encoding antibiotic biosynthesis monooxygenase family protein, protein MFFANTPEPPYYACIFTSDRNEADAAGYNSTADFMVELAAQQEGFLGVESVRDQDGIGITVSYWKSLDSIKRWKENSLHKKAQEKGKKDWYSSYFTRICKVERDYHNK, encoded by the coding sequence ATGTTTTTTGCAAATACACCCGAACCGCCATATTACGCTTGTATTTTCACGTCCGATAGAAATGAAGCAGATGCAGCGGGCTACAACTCAACCGCTGATTTCATGGTTGAGCTTGCCGCTCAGCAAGAAGGTTTTTTAGGAGTCGAGAGCGTAAGAGATCAAGACGGTATAGGCATTACCGTATCCTATTGGAAATCCCTCGATTCAATAAAGCGTTGGAAGGAAAATTCCTTACACAAAAAAGCTCAAGAAAAAGGGAAGAAAGATTGGTACTCATCATACTTCACCCGTATTTGTAAAGTGGAAAGAGATTATCACAATAAGTAA
- a CDS encoding nucleotidyltransferase domain-containing protein, with translation MPRHRDILLHNAVKDLSAERDVLAIYLAGSLAKGNFDDYSDIDLHTVVIPERKADYLKGKMKRATGWGNAFFHEDHHPSSAYIVTHYDTFVKVDSWYHSPEEVVPSIWIKGIEILYDPFTIMSQVVEASADYVYQPSAEEVERWRGKLLAFIHETYRSVMREERLYARANLDKIRWLIVLGWYMEMGEHLDGPYGAWTKIEGKRSKLEQKKLNLLNKWGSDRNCHEIMKTMRVMIPEIIRLNACLSSLMDIEPNEDQMKKIIKMAT, from the coding sequence TTGCCGAGGCATCGCGATATTCTGTTGCATAATGCGGTAAAGGACCTATCGGCCGAACGTGATGTTTTGGCCATATACCTTGCAGGATCATTAGCGAAAGGGAATTTTGATGATTACTCGGATATAGATTTGCATACGGTTGTCATTCCAGAACGGAAGGCAGATTATTTGAAGGGAAAAATGAAACGAGCCACTGGCTGGGGAAATGCTTTTTTTCATGAGGATCACCATCCTTCTTCAGCCTATATCGTCACGCATTATGATACTTTCGTAAAGGTGGATAGCTGGTATCACTCACCTGAGGAGGTTGTTCCCTCCATCTGGATAAAAGGGATTGAAATCCTTTATGATCCCTTTACCATCATGAGTCAGGTTGTTGAGGCATCGGCGGACTATGTTTACCAGCCGTCCGCGGAGGAAGTGGAACGTTGGAGAGGGAAACTGCTTGCTTTTATTCATGAAACCTATCGATCTGTCATGAGGGAAGAAAGATTATATGCACGAGCTAACCTCGATAAAATCCGCTGGCTCATCGTGTTAGGCTGGTATATGGAAATGGGGGAGCATTTAGATGGACCCTATGGAGCATGGACGAAAATTGAAGGAAAAAGAAGTAAATTAGAGCAAAAGAAATTAAACCTTTTAAACAAATGGGGCAGTGATCGCAATTGTCATGAAATCATGAAAACGATGAGAGTCATGATTCCCGAAATCATTAGGTTAAATGCATGTCTTAGTAGTCTGATGGACATCGAACCGAATGAAGATCAGATGAAAAAGATTATAAAAATGGCTACTTGA
- a CDS encoding dihydrofolate reductase family protein produces MAELIYHVAVSLDHFIADQGIVDGDISNSLFLFEGEHVPDFLTEIQQYDAVLMGRKTYEFGFQFGSKPGEPGYKGLKHYIFSNSLQFESNEEVELIQGNAVEFIGNLKKEGEGELWLCGGGELAGDLIKHKLIDRLVLKVNPIIIGKGIPLFGSVKPLLKLELIEMKQYPNGVIKPTYKIIY; encoded by the coding sequence TTGGCAGAATTGATTTATCATGTGGCAGTATCGCTGGACCATTTCATCGCGGACCAAGGCATAGTGGATGGGGATATCAGTAATTCCCTATTTTTATTCGAAGGAGAGCATGTCCCGGATTTTTTAACGGAAATTCAGCAATATGACGCTGTATTAATGGGCCGAAAAACATATGAGTTTGGATTTCAATTCGGATCGAAACCGGGTGAACCTGGCTATAAGGGGCTGAAGCATTATATATTCTCAAATTCCCTTCAGTTTGAATCGAACGAGGAAGTAGAGCTCATCCAGGGAAATGCCGTGGAATTCATAGGAAATCTCAAAAAGGAAGGGGAAGGTGAGCTATGGCTATGCGGCGGAGGTGAACTTGCCGGCGATTTAATTAAGCATAAACTCATCGATCGATTGGTACTGAAAGTGAACCCCATCATCATCGGAAAAGGCATCCCGCTTTTCGGCAGCGTCAAGCCATTGCTGAAGCTGGAGTTAATTGAAATGAAACAGTATCCAAATGGTGTGATCAAACCCACATATAAGATTATCTATTAG